Proteins from a genomic interval of Buchnera aphidicola (Brachycaudus cardui):
- a CDS encoding FtsX-like permease family protein, with translation MYHPIYIFIGLRYLWNSHLPKFKKFLILLSIMGISISVFSLIIIISIMNGCEKNFEKNILSFIPHLIITNKNKYVNKSEFPKNILKLNSIKKISDFINKDILIKNKNNITTGQIVGIDINNDKNIGNYHIKNILDLLKPDKYNAIIGKELAKKLDIHIGDEIKIILLSKNIKEQVFKIISIFSTQNEIDYYQILINKKDSMHFLNYSKNYITGWRVWLKKPLSLNFQEIKKIVHPLILYDWTLQKGNFFKAIRIEKYMMIFLFILVLLVAIFNIFITLSIYTIEKTNTIAILKSQGLSDWKIMLIFITLGSSISIIGSTIGTIVSIVLIIENNCLQSFIQVVFNSMNIPIIMMPFQIFFINIISIFITIFATFYPAWNAIKIQPSRILSNE, from the coding sequence ATGTATCATCCTATATATATATTTATTGGTTTGCGTTATCTATGGAATTCTCATTTACCAAAATTTAAAAAATTTCTTATTCTTTTATCTATTATGGGTATTAGCATCAGTGTTTTTTCTCTTATTATTATAATATCTATTATGAATGGATGTGAAAAAAATTTTGAAAAAAATATTTTATCTTTTATTCCACATTTAATTATTACGAATAAAAATAAATATGTTAATAAATCAGAATTTCCTAAAAATATTTTAAAATTGAATAGCATTAAAAAAATTTCTGATTTTATTAATAAAGATATCCTTATTAAAAATAAGAATAACATCACTACAGGTCAAATAGTTGGTATCGATATTAATAATGATAAAAATATAGGTAACTATCATATAAAAAATATCTTAGATCTATTAAAACCAGATAAATATAATGCAATTATAGGAAAAGAATTAGCTAAAAAACTTGATATACATATTGGTGATGAAATTAAAATTATTCTTTTATCAAAAAATATAAAAGAACAAGTATTTAAAATAATTAGTATATTTTCTACTCAAAATGAAATTGATTATTATCAAATATTAATTAATAAAAAAGATAGCATGCATTTTTTAAACTATTCTAAAAATTATATTACTGGTTGGCGAGTATGGTTAAAAAAACCATTATCTTTGAATTTTCAGGAGATAAAAAAAATAGTACATCCTTTAATATTATATGATTGGACATTACAAAAAGGTAATTTCTTTAAAGCTATAAGAATTGAAAAATACATGATGATATTTTTATTTATATTAGTTCTATTGGTAGCTATTTTTAATATTTTTATAACTCTTTCTATTTATACAATAGAAAAAACAAATACTATTGCAATTTTAAAATCACAAGGATTATCAGATTGGAAGATTATGTTAATATTTATTACACTAGGATCAAGTATTTCTATTATTGGAAGTACAATTGGTACAATTGTCAGCATTGTATTAATAATAGAAAATAATTGCTTACAGTCTTTCATTCAAGTCGTTTTTAATAGTATGAATATTCCAATAATTATGATGCCATTTCAAATTTTTTTTATTAATATAATATCAATATTCATTACAATTTTTGCAACATTTTATCCAGCTTGGAATGCTATAAAAATACAACCATCTAGGATTTTATCTAATGAATAA